The Rhodocytophaga rosea genome has a segment encoding these proteins:
- the porM gene encoding type IX secretion system motor protein PorM/GldM: MAGGKETPRQKMIGMMYLVLTALLALQVSSAIIDKFKFLNDSLELANDKATKDNQAILTAIKGADNTQRNAGFMKKAEEIKQETAKTMAYLEGLKKELIVKTGDIDPETGNFKNPNAEADVEALMIGGNKNGKGYEMRTELNRLSDYLSQTSAQLNKLDERIKVKIEPLAVEPKDIPSVKRDPVQSAKDFAEFNFGQTPLVAALATISQKQSEIARYETAFLESISKIVEGQIIVADQFMAIAAPVSSVVAEGSEYEAKMFVASFSSSTKPTMTASGNPIAVDASGMGTVKFKAGPGAYDKNGQAKKEWVGQIKVPMPGGRDTVFTVKQEYTVVKPVIKVESKALKALYLRCANDLIVSVPALGASYKPSFSGSGAAIIPGQNGEVRIVPTGTQVELVVSNSGSRIGAETFSVKGIPTPTLRFLGGTGAELDDRNGVSPNQAGRITVKAEPDESFKETNPLDARYKVTEFEVTLARGRNVVGSPKKITGTDNAAIADLMAQAKPGDRIRIDVRQVSRMNYKGEIEPVKMKGSTIRNIPIN; the protein is encoded by the coding sequence ATGGCCGGAGGAAAAGAAACCCCAAGGCAGAAGATGATAGGCATGATGTACCTTGTACTGACTGCCTTACTTGCCCTGCAAGTTAGTTCTGCGATTATTGATAAATTTAAGTTCCTCAATGATAGTCTGGAACTTGCTAATGACAAAGCTACAAAGGATAATCAAGCTATATTAACTGCGATTAAAGGAGCAGATAATACCCAGAGAAATGCCGGTTTTATGAAAAAAGCAGAAGAAATAAAACAGGAAACTGCGAAAACGATGGCCTATCTGGAAGGTTTGAAGAAGGAGCTTATTGTTAAAACTGGTGATATAGATCCTGAGACTGGGAATTTCAAAAATCCTAATGCTGAGGCAGATGTTGAGGCTTTAATGATTGGTGGAAATAAAAATGGCAAAGGATATGAAATGAGAACTGAATTAAACAGGCTCTCTGATTATTTGAGTCAGACAAGCGCTCAACTGAATAAATTGGATGAGCGGATTAAGGTAAAAATCGAGCCTCTGGCAGTAGAGCCTAAAGATATTCCATCTGTAAAAAGAGATCCGGTTCAAAGCGCTAAAGATTTTGCTGAATTTAATTTCGGGCAGACACCTTTAGTAGCAGCTTTAGCTACTATCAGCCAGAAACAAAGTGAAATCGCCAGATACGAAACTGCTTTCCTGGAAAGCATCAGTAAAATCGTAGAAGGCCAGATTATTGTGGCTGACCAGTTTATGGCTATTGCTGCCCCTGTTTCAAGTGTAGTAGCTGAAGGATCTGAATATGAGGCTAAAATGTTCGTAGCTTCCTTTTCTTCTTCAACCAAACCTACTATGACTGCTTCCGGAAATCCTATTGCAGTAGATGCGAGTGGTATGGGGACAGTTAAATTTAAAGCTGGCCCTGGCGCATATGATAAAAATGGTCAGGCAAAAAAGGAATGGGTAGGTCAGATCAAAGTTCCTATGCCCGGTGGACGTGATACTGTATTTACAGTTAAGCAAGAGTATACAGTTGTAAAACCTGTTATTAAAGTTGAATCGAAAGCATTAAAGGCTTTATATTTAAGATGTGCCAACGACTTAATCGTAAGTGTACCTGCATTAGGTGCTAGCTATAAGCCTTCTTTCTCAGGTTCCGGTGCAGCAATTATTCCTGGTCAAAATGGTGAAGTTAGAATTGTACCTACAGGTACTCAGGTAGAACTTGTTGTGAGTAACAGTGGAAGCCGTATTGGTGCTGAAACATTTTCTGTAAAAGGAATTCCCACTCCAACACTCAGATTCTTAGGTGGTACCGGAGCAGAACTGGATGATAGGAATGGAGTTTCTCCTAACCAGGCTGGCCGTATCACTGTAAAAGCTGAACCTGATGAAAGCTTTAAAGAAACCAACCCATTGGATGCCCGTTATAAAGTTACTGAATTTGAAGTGACACTAGCCAGAGGCAGAAATGTGGTCGGCTCTCCTAAGAAAATCACAGGTACAGATAATGCAGCCATTGCTGACTTAATGGCGCAAGCTAAACCTGGTGATCGTATCCGGATTGATGTAAGACAAGTTTCCAGAATGAACTATAAAGGTGAGATCGAGCCGGTGAAGATGAAAGGTTCAACTATACGGAATATTCCGATAAACTAA
- the porW gene encoding type IX secretion system periplasmic lipoprotein PorW/SprE, with amino-acid sequence MKRCLFSYLLLFSQIIFLVTLSACSQENNGVVSKAYHNTTAHYNAYFLAREKLEEMETELFKSRKDDYNQLLDIIIPIDSNIANAQETSTEYIMQKASLPVQRHKNSKWVDDSYLLVGTAQFYQLDFPNALKAFKYVNSVSKNDDARHEALIGIFRTYVQEKEYSNAKSVVSFIRKENLSKQNLAEFYLIRAQLHKEEQEHLQAVGTLALAAPLMKKGERKARVHYIMGQLYQVLNNQQQAYKNFRATLKNNPTYELAFNARLNMLQAYQVKKKEDDKKAISYFRKMLRDEKNVDYKDKIYYQMGLFEARQKRYEPAIAYLKKATEATSLDPIQKPYTFLKLGEIYFENLQQYELAKAYYDSTVLSLPASALDFEKITRRQKVLDEFVQNLTIIQTEDSLQRMAKIDTASLSKLLDENFAREEQERQALERKRERERNTDTGQQGDNVFDQLDTGGTDRRTAGNRNNNSDNENAQWYFYNTAVVSRGRTTFARKWGNRKLEDNWRRSSKEAVITFEDNSRPTDTPVEQPAVDPNEQNRARKTQLMAAVPYTKEALDASNKKMGDAYFNLGRIYTQELLEQEKAITTFDTLLVRFPGNEHEAEAFYFMYLIYQDQAQPELQEEYKNKLLAKYPKSPFAKLISNPNYVRDDNLADVQVKDLYNNAFELYKAKNYEEASNKINQALEQYPDNLLKDKFTVLKILIIGRTQDKETFKKALTEFVEQNPRSLMLDYVQGILRNTETITGQVNEN; translated from the coding sequence ATGAAGCGTTGCCTTTTTTCTTACTTACTTTTGTTTAGTCAGATCATTTTTCTGGTTACCTTATCGGCATGTTCCCAGGAAAACAATGGGGTGGTGAGTAAGGCATACCATAATACAACGGCACATTATAATGCATATTTTCTGGCCAGGGAAAAACTGGAAGAAATGGAAACTGAATTATTTAAGAGCCGAAAAGATGATTACAATCAGCTATTAGATATCATTATCCCAATCGATTCTAACATTGCTAATGCCCAGGAGACATCTACTGAATATATTATGCAAAAGGCTTCTTTGCCTGTGCAGCGCCATAAAAACAGCAAATGGGTAGATGACAGTTATTTACTGGTAGGAACTGCACAGTTTTACCAGCTCGATTTCCCGAATGCTTTAAAAGCATTTAAATATGTAAATAGTGTAAGTAAGAACGACGATGCCAGGCATGAAGCATTGATTGGCATATTCCGCACCTATGTACAGGAAAAAGAATATAGCAATGCAAAATCGGTAGTTAGCTTTATCCGGAAGGAGAATCTGTCGAAACAGAATCTGGCCGAATTTTATCTCATCCGGGCCCAGTTGCATAAAGAAGAACAGGAACATTTACAGGCGGTGGGAACCCTTGCGCTAGCGGCTCCGCTGATGAAAAAGGGCGAACGCAAAGCCCGGGTGCATTATATTATGGGGCAGTTATATCAGGTACTGAATAACCAGCAGCAGGCTTATAAAAATTTCAGGGCAACACTTAAAAATAATCCTACCTACGAACTGGCTTTTAATGCCCGCCTGAACATGCTTCAAGCCTACCAGGTAAAGAAGAAGGAAGATGATAAGAAAGCGATCAGCTATTTCCGGAAAATGCTCCGGGACGAAAAAAACGTAGATTATAAAGATAAAATCTACTACCAGATGGGCTTGTTCGAAGCCAGACAGAAAAGATATGAGCCTGCTATCGCTTATTTGAAGAAAGCTACAGAGGCAACTAGTTTAGACCCTATTCAGAAACCTTATACGTTTTTGAAATTAGGTGAAATTTACTTCGAAAACTTACAGCAATATGAATTAGCAAAAGCTTATTACGATAGCACAGTATTGTCACTTCCGGCCAGTGCGCTAGACTTTGAGAAGATAACCCGCAGGCAAAAAGTATTGGATGAGTTTGTTCAAAATCTCACCATCATTCAGACAGAAGATAGCTTGCAACGGATGGCAAAAATAGATACTGCCAGTTTAAGTAAGTTGCTGGATGAAAACTTTGCCAGAGAAGAACAAGAAAGGCAAGCCTTAGAACGGAAAAGAGAAAGAGAGCGAAATACTGATACCGGACAACAAGGAGATAATGTATTTGACCAGCTTGATACCGGAGGTACGGACAGGCGAACTGCCGGGAATAGAAATAATAATTCCGATAACGAAAATGCACAGTGGTATTTTTATAATACAGCGGTAGTAAGCCGGGGCAGAACTACTTTTGCCAGAAAATGGGGCAACCGAAAACTGGAAGACAACTGGAGACGTTCCAGCAAGGAAGCAGTTATTACGTTTGAAGATAACAGCCGGCCTACCGATACTCCTGTTGAACAACCTGCAGTAGACCCCAATGAACAGAACAGAGCCCGCAAAACCCAACTGATGGCGGCTGTGCCTTATACAAAAGAAGCGTTGGATGCCTCCAATAAAAAGATGGGAGATGCGTATTTTAACCTGGGACGAATCTATACGCAGGAATTGCTCGAACAGGAGAAAGCTATTACTACTTTTGATACCTTATTGGTCCGCTTTCCGGGAAATGAACATGAAGCGGAGGCCTTTTATTTTATGTACCTGATTTACCAAGACCAGGCTCAACCAGAATTGCAAGAAGAATACAAAAACAAACTCCTGGCTAAATATCCAAAATCACCTTTTGCCAAGCTGATTTCTAATCCAAATTATGTACGGGACGATAATCTGGCAGATGTCCAGGTAAAAGATTTATACAACAATGCCTTTGAGTTATATAAAGCCAAAAATTATGAAGAAGCCAGTAATAAAATCAACCAGGCACTGGAACAATATCCGGATAACTTATTAAAAGATAAATTTACTGTTCTTAAAATTCTCATTATTGGCCGTACGCAGGATAAAGAGACATTTAAAAAAGCATTGACAGAATTTGTGGAACAGAATCCCAGAAGCCTGATGCTGGATTATGTACAAGGTATTCTAAGAAATACAGAAACCATTACCGGTCAAGTAAATGAGAATTAG
- the porK gene encoding T9SS ring complex lipoprotein PorK/GldK — protein sequence MNKMNLRVIYCLLAIVPLFLQGCGLLGKKGKGDDQGELVGVQGREGWKQVIPYGMVLVPSGVFHMGQADEDVPATQINMNKQITIGGFYMDDTEITNNEYRQFINIMLTDSVSALGEDYIMKELYPDTTVWVKDFAHHYGDPMMEYYYMHPAFDDYPVVGVDWWAARYFCEWRTKYLNAYRASQGEFAMPNFRLPSEAEWEYAARGGRDMAKYPWGNPYLTNTLGCLLANFKPGRGNYYNDGYQYTAPVASYFSNDYGLYDMSGNVSEWCEDAYNPAAMQVTWDLNPKYDDDNEPRKIVRGGSWKDVAYYLETGTRTYEFQDTTKAYIGFRCAMTYLGRSSGREF from the coding sequence ATGAATAAAATGAATTTGAGAGTTATTTATTGCTTGCTGGCAATAGTACCTTTATTCCTGCAAGGCTGCGGCCTTCTGGGAAAAAAAGGAAAAGGCGACGATCAGGGCGAGCTTGTTGGGGTTCAGGGCAGAGAAGGATGGAAACAAGTGATTCCTTATGGAATGGTTCTGGTGCCTTCCGGCGTTTTCCACATGGGCCAGGCCGATGAAGACGTGCCAGCTACACAGATCAACATGAACAAGCAAATCACAATTGGTGGTTTCTACATGGATGATACTGAAATTACTAATAATGAATACCGTCAGTTTATTAATATCATGCTGACAGATTCTGTTTCAGCCTTAGGGGAAGACTATATCATGAAGGAGCTATATCCTGATACCACTGTTTGGGTAAAGGATTTTGCTCACCACTATGGCGACCCTATGATGGAATATTATTACATGCACCCTGCTTTTGACGATTATCCGGTTGTTGGTGTAGATTGGTGGGCTGCCAGGTATTTCTGTGAGTGGCGTACTAAATATTTGAATGCTTACCGCGCTAGCCAGGGTGAATTTGCAATGCCTAATTTCCGTTTGCCTTCAGAAGCTGAATGGGAATATGCTGCACGTGGTGGCAGAGATATGGCTAAATATCCATGGGGTAATCCTTACTTAACTAATACACTTGGATGTTTGCTTGCAAACTTTAAACCAGGCAGAGGTAACTACTATAATGATGGATATCAGTACACAGCTCCTGTAGCTTCGTACTTCTCCAACGATTACGGCTTATACGATATGTCGGGTAATGTGTCTGAATGGTGTGAAGATGCCTATAACCCAGCTGCTATGCAGGTTACCTGGGATTTGAATCCAAAATATGATGATGATAACGAGCCTCGTAAAATTGTAAGAGGTGGTTCCTGGAAAGATGTAGCTTATTACCTGGAAACTGGTACACGTACCTATGAATTTCAGGATACGACTAAAGCATATATTGGTTTCAGATGTGCCATGACTTACTTAGGCCGCTCTTCTGGCAGAGAATTTTAA
- the porN gene encoding type IX secretion system ring subunit PorN/GldN → MMNIKKFLFAFTVTGCICNAGFAQEADTRGYNPLSVRPIHESDIMFKKTVWQVVDLREKQNRPLMASNNEITKVIIDAVKAGLLTPYTSDSVNTPMPIENFVGNMSQTTTQVTLTDRERNIQQIANGTTASAAKVTQIKNLLKKGGTSTTDLELQIQGVLDDSFSNNDQKIETIKGTFASTAPVEYKARDFTSFILKEDVIFDKQRSRLYWDTQALTMILATEDLDKPVASFRYKDLVRIFRSNPNAIWFNSQNNAEHKNLADAFDMRLFSGRITKVSNPDDNDLVTIYDGDRRGLLASDWVRQQLMEFEHNLWEF, encoded by the coding sequence ATGATGAATATTAAGAAGTTTCTGTTTGCTTTTACAGTTACAGGTTGTATTTGTAACGCAGGTTTTGCTCAAGAGGCGGATACGAGAGGATATAATCCTTTATCGGTAAGGCCTATTCACGAATCTGACATTATGTTCAAAAAAACTGTATGGCAGGTAGTGGATTTAAGGGAAAAGCAGAACAGGCCTTTAATGGCATCAAATAACGAAATTACAAAAGTTATTATTGATGCTGTAAAAGCCGGTTTACTAACTCCTTATACCAGTGATTCTGTTAATACTCCTATGCCCATAGAGAATTTTGTGGGCAATATGAGCCAGACAACAACACAGGTGACACTTACCGACAGAGAGCGTAATATTCAGCAAATTGCGAATGGGACAACTGCTTCTGCTGCAAAAGTAACCCAGATTAAAAACCTATTGAAAAAAGGTGGAACTTCTACTACTGATCTAGAACTTCAGATACAAGGTGTTCTGGACGATTCTTTCTCGAATAATGATCAGAAAATAGAAACAATCAAAGGGACATTTGCAAGCACAGCACCAGTTGAGTACAAAGCCCGTGATTTTACTTCTTTCATTTTAAAAGAGGACGTAATTTTCGATAAGCAGCGTTCCAGATTATACTGGGATACTCAGGCTCTTACCATGATTTTGGCTACTGAGGACTTAGACAAACCTGTTGCCTCTTTCAGATATAAAGATCTGGTAAGAATATTCAGAAGTAATCCGAATGCGATCTGGTTTAACAGCCAGAATAATGCAGAGCATAAAAACTTAGCAGATGCATTTGATATGAGATTGTTCTCTGGCCGTATTACTAAAGTGTCTAATCCGGATGATAATGACCTGGTTACTATTTATGATGGTGACCGCAGAGGATTGTTAGCTTCTGACTGGGTGAGACAACAATTGATGGAGTTTGAACACAACCTTTGGGAGTTTTAA
- a CDS encoding penicillin-binding protein 1A — protein MVKIEKGEYKWLIKVLWITFTASLVMFTFYVFAVSTNLIGLFGPMPDLKYLENPRNDLASEIYSADGVLMGKYFAENRSPVEYDEISPNLINALLATEDARFEKHSGVDFKGTLAIAWSMLSLDPRGSSTITQQLAKNLFNTRGEDYRGALGKVPGLRMLIVKTKEWMMAVQLEKNYTKKEIIKMYLNTVPFGSNAHGIDAAAKTFFGKKPSELNINEAAMLVGIVKGTYIYSPIYKPNNALNRRNVVLSQMVKYGYITDAAFDSLKVKPIDMSKYAVENHNKGQATYFREVIRSFLYKWAKRNNRDLDREGLKIYTTLDSRMQRYAEEAVAANMKDQQKKFFEHWKGRNPWVTENYKEIPGYIERAAKSSNRFKMLKTQYKDDEAAIWKEMNTPIKMKVFSWNGEKDTTLSPMDSIRYYKHFLHTGLLSMDPNTGHIKAWVGGIDYKHFKYDHVMQGKRQPGSAFKPIVYATAIDNGYHPCQEVLDAPVTFVNEKGETYTPKNSDGEPSFEKMTLRRAMGRSINTISASLIKEFGPQRVVDYAKRLGITSQLEPVPSLSLGTSPVSIYELLGVYSTFVNAGVWTKPMFITHITNRHGEVIESFPPTTVEALSEETAYKMVHMLQGALQEEGGTAQGLFRYKAAQGNDIGGKTGTTQNYSDGWFMGITQNLVTGIWVGGDDMSIHFRSMSLGQGGRMALPAWGIYMDKVYSDSNTGVKKSAFKRPKNLSISLDCQSYRDAAFANDSTQQQYTNPSDSLLKEIL, from the coding sequence ATGGTAAAAATTGAAAAAGGGGAATACAAATGGTTAATTAAAGTCCTGTGGATTACATTTACTGCATCGCTGGTGATGTTTACTTTCTACGTATTCGCAGTAAGTACAAATTTAATTGGGCTGTTTGGACCAATGCCAGATTTAAAATACCTGGAAAATCCGAGAAATGACCTGGCATCAGAAATTTACTCTGCGGATGGCGTATTGATGGGTAAATATTTTGCGGAAAACCGTTCACCGGTCGAATATGATGAAATTTCCCCAAACTTGATCAATGCCCTGCTGGCGACAGAAGATGCCCGTTTCGAAAAGCATTCTGGTGTGGATTTTAAAGGTACTCTTGCCATTGCATGGTCGATGCTCTCCTTAGACCCCAGGGGCTCTAGTACTATTACTCAACAATTAGCAAAAAATCTATTTAATACCCGGGGAGAAGATTACCGGGGTGCTTTAGGAAAGGTGCCTGGTTTACGTATGCTTATCGTAAAGACCAAAGAATGGATGATGGCTGTTCAGCTGGAGAAAAATTATACCAAGAAGGAAATTATTAAAATGTATTTGAATACCGTTCCTTTTGGAAGCAATGCCCATGGAATTGATGCCGCTGCAAAAACCTTCTTTGGTAAAAAACCTTCAGAGTTGAATATTAATGAAGCTGCTATGCTTGTTGGAATTGTAAAAGGAACTTATATCTATAGCCCGATTTATAAACCTAATAATGCATTAAACAGGCGAAATGTAGTTTTGAGCCAGATGGTAAAATATGGGTATATTACTGATGCTGCCTTCGATTCTTTGAAAGTAAAGCCAATTGATATGAGCAAGTATGCAGTTGAAAATCATAATAAAGGACAAGCTACTTATTTTAGAGAAGTTATCCGGAGCTTCTTATATAAATGGGCCAAAAGAAACAATCGTGATTTAGACAGAGAAGGTTTAAAAATTTATACTACTCTGGATTCGAGAATGCAGCGGTATGCAGAGGAAGCAGTAGCAGCAAATATGAAAGACCAGCAGAAAAAGTTTTTTGAACACTGGAAAGGTAGAAATCCCTGGGTAACTGAAAACTACAAAGAAATTCCAGGTTATATAGAAAGAGCTGCAAAAAGCTCTAACCGCTTTAAAATGCTGAAGACCCAGTATAAAGATGATGAAGCGGCCATCTGGAAAGAGATGAATACGCCCATTAAGATGAAGGTTTTCTCCTGGAATGGAGAGAAAGATACTACGCTGAGTCCGATGGATTCTATCCGGTATTATAAGCATTTTCTGCATACTGGCTTACTTTCTATGGATCCCAATACTGGCCATATTAAAGCCTGGGTAGGAGGTATAGATTATAAGCACTTCAAATATGACCATGTGATGCAGGGAAAACGGCAACCAGGTTCTGCATTTAAACCTATTGTGTATGCTACGGCTATTGATAACGGCTATCATCCCTGCCAGGAAGTGCTGGATGCACCGGTAACGTTTGTCAATGAAAAAGGGGAAACTTACACGCCTAAAAATTCTGATGGGGAACCTTCTTTTGAAAAGATGACACTTCGCCGCGCTATGGGTAGGTCAATTAATACCATCAGTGCATCATTAATCAAAGAATTTGGACCGCAACGAGTGGTAGATTATGCCAAACGCCTGGGGATTACCAGTCAGCTGGAACCAGTGCCTTCCTTAAGCTTGGGTACAAGCCCGGTATCTATCTATGAGTTACTGGGTGTATATAGCACTTTTGTAAATGCCGGCGTATGGACTAAACCTATGTTCATTACCCATATTACCAACCGTCATGGTGAGGTTATAGAAAGTTTTCCTCCAACTACAGTAGAGGCTTTGAGTGAAGAAACAGCCTATAAGATGGTACATATGCTGCAAGGAGCATTACAGGAAGAAGGGGGTACCGCCCAAGGGCTGTTCCGTTATAAAGCGGCTCAAGGAAACGATATTGGAGGCAAAACGGGAACTACACAAAATTATTCTGATGGATGGTTTATGGGAATCACGCAGAATCTGGTGACTGGAATTTGGGTAGGCGGCGATGACATGAGTATTCACTTCCGGAGTATGTCGTTGGGTCAAGGGGGCAGAATGGCTTTGCCTGCCTGGGGTATTTATATGGATAAAGTGTATAGCGACTCTAATACCGGGGTAAAGAAAAGCGCCTTCAAGCGCCCTAAAAATCTATCCATTTCTCTGGATTGCCAGTCGTACAGAGATGCTGCCTTTGCCAACGATTCTACGCAGCAGCAATATACAAATCCGTCTGACTCATTATTAAAAGAAATTCTGTAA
- the porL gene encoding type IX secretion system motor protein PorL/GldL: MSAKKGGSSDFFFNKVMPFVYGVGAAIVIVGAMFKIMHWPGAGAMLVIGLSTEAFIFLCSAFAPAAHEPDWTRVYPELADGYTGDSTRTNGKSQAVLPDANLFKPISKELVENLGHSMKGLSESVTKMTNLADASVATNEYVKNVQLASNSIVQMNKSYASTVSAMSEMATASQDAKSYHAQLQTITKNLGALNAVYELELQDTNKHLKAMNAFYGNLTSAMQNMSDASKDTEQFKGELSKLTTNLTSLNRVYGSMLSAMKGQ; the protein is encoded by the coding sequence ATGAGTGCTAAAAAAGGTGGTTCTTCAGATTTCTTTTTTAATAAAGTGATGCCCTTCGTTTATGGGGTGGGTGCTGCTATTGTTATCGTGGGTGCGATGTTTAAAATTATGCACTGGCCAGGTGCGGGTGCTATGCTTGTAATCGGCTTAAGTACAGAGGCATTTATCTTCTTATGTAGTGCTTTTGCACCGGCTGCACATGAGCCTGATTGGACAAGAGTATATCCTGAATTAGCTGATGGTTATACAGGTGACTCTACACGTACCAATGGCAAAAGCCAGGCTGTATTACCAGATGCTAATCTTTTCAAGCCTATCTCTAAAGAGTTAGTTGAAAATTTAGGACATAGCATGAAAGGTTTGTCAGAGTCTGTTACTAAAATGACAAATCTGGCTGATGCTTCAGTAGCTACTAACGAATATGTAAAGAATGTACAACTTGCTTCTAATTCTATTGTACAGATGAATAAGTCGTATGCCAGCACAGTAAGTGCAATGTCTGAAATGGCTACTGCTTCACAGGATGCAAAATCATATCATGCTCAATTGCAAACAATTACTAAAAACTTAGGTGCTTTGAATGCTGTATATGAACTGGAATTACAGGATACAAACAAGCATTTAAAAGCCATGAATGCCTTCTATGGTAACCTGACCTCTGCTATGCAGAATATGTCTGATGCCAGCAAAGATACTGAGCAATTTAAAGGTGAATTGTCTAAACTCACTACTAACCTGACTTCACTGAACAGAGTATATGGTAGCATGTTAAGTGCAATGAAAGGCCAATAA
- the uvrC gene encoding excinuclease ABC subunit UvrC — protein MESIFNPREHLSKLPDTPGIYKFFDKEGELIYVGKAKNLKNRVSSYFNKSIDDRKTARLVSQINSIEFTIVNTEFDALLLENSLIKKHQPKYNILLKDDKTYPFICITKEPFPKLVATRKIEKELGTFYGPYASVKAMHTLIELLRKIYTIRTCNLHLTQKNIDAHKFKVCLEYHLGNCKGPCEGLLSEEEHNRNIEQIQHILKGNINPAIHYFKNKMAEAASDLAFEKAQDFKLKMDLLSNFQSKSLVVNPNISDVDVFAILSDEKCAYINFLRVINGAIVQTKTTSIKKKLDETDNDILTLLVVDIRNEYQSHSKEIITNIPLSMPMEGITQHIPQIGDKRKLLDLSLKNVLYFKKESNEKQTENAALQKERAQRVVLKLQQDLQLKNLPLHIECFDNSNLQGTNPVSSMVCFKNGVASKKDYRHYNIKTVTGPDDFASMHEVVFRRYKRLLNEQSPLPDLIVIDGGKGQLSAACDALKELNLYGEIPIVGIAKRLEEIYFPTDSIPLHIDKKSESLMLLQRIRDEAHRFAITFHRDKRSKGNLKSTLEDIPGIGKETSAKLLKTYKSVKKIKEADLEDVAKIIGKEKANALKNYLA, from the coding sequence ATGGAATCTATATTTAACCCCAGAGAACACTTATCAAAGCTACCAGATACGCCAGGTATTTATAAATTTTTTGATAAAGAAGGTGAATTGATTTATGTAGGTAAGGCAAAAAATTTAAAAAACCGGGTCAGTAGTTATTTCAATAAATCAATAGATGACCGTAAAACTGCCCGCCTTGTATCACAAATAAACAGTATTGAATTTACTATTGTTAATACTGAATTTGATGCCCTATTATTGGAAAACAGCTTAATTAAAAAGCACCAGCCCAAGTATAATATTCTCCTTAAAGACGATAAAACCTATCCCTTTATCTGTATTACGAAAGAGCCTTTTCCTAAACTGGTAGCTACCAGGAAAATTGAGAAAGAGCTAGGTACCTTCTATGGTCCGTATGCCAGTGTAAAAGCCATGCATACTTTAATTGAATTACTCAGGAAAATCTATACTATCCGTACTTGCAATTTACATCTCACGCAGAAGAATATTGACGCACATAAGTTTAAAGTCTGCCTGGAATATCATCTGGGTAATTGCAAAGGGCCTTGTGAGGGATTATTGAGTGAAGAAGAACATAACCGGAATATTGAACAGATTCAGCATATTCTAAAAGGGAATATTAACCCAGCCATTCACTATTTCAAAAACAAAATGGCAGAAGCTGCCTCTGACCTTGCTTTTGAGAAAGCGCAGGATTTTAAATTAAAGATGGATTTATTAAGCAACTTTCAGAGTAAGTCATTGGTAGTAAATCCTAATATTTCAGATGTAGATGTATTTGCTATCCTTTCAGATGAAAAATGTGCCTATATTAATTTCCTGAGGGTAATAAACGGAGCCATTGTACAAACTAAAACCACGAGCATAAAAAAGAAACTAGATGAAACTGATAATGATATACTTACCTTATTGGTAGTTGATATCAGGAATGAATACCAAAGCCATTCCAAAGAAATTATTACCAATATTCCACTGAGCATGCCGATGGAAGGTATCACCCAGCATATTCCACAAATTGGTGATAAGAGAAAGTTGCTTGATTTATCATTAAAAAATGTATTGTATTTCAAAAAAGAGTCCAATGAAAAGCAAACTGAGAATGCAGCGCTGCAAAAGGAGAGAGCACAAAGGGTAGTATTGAAATTACAACAGGATTTGCAGTTAAAAAATCTACCTTTACATATAGAATGCTTTGATAATTCAAATTTACAAGGCACTAATCCTGTTTCTTCCATGGTATGTTTTAAGAATGGGGTTGCTTCAAAGAAAGATTACCGGCATTATAATATTAAAACAGTTACCGGTCCTGATGATTTTGCTTCTATGCATGAAGTAGTTTTTCGCCGCTATAAACGCCTGCTTAATGAACAATCTCCTCTTCCTGACCTGATTGTAATTGATGGGGGAAAAGGTCAATTGAGTGCGGCCTGTGATGCATTGAAAGAATTAAATTTATATGGCGAAATACCCATTGTAGGTATTGCCAAACGCCTGGAAGAGATATATTTCCCAACCGACAGCATTCCTTTACATATTGATAAAAAATCTGAGTCATTGATGTTATTGCAGCGCATCCGTGATGAAGCACACCGCTTTGCCATTACATTTCATCGGGATAAACGCAGTAAAGGAAATCTAAAAAGCACCTTGGAAGATATTCCTGGTATTGGCAAAGAAACAAGCGCTAAACTGCTGAAAACGTATAAGTCAGTAAAAAAAATTAAAGAAGCGGATTTAGAAGACGTCGCTAAGATTATTGGTAAAGAAAAGGCAAATGCTTTAAAAAACTATCTGGCATAA